The Candidatus Eremiobacterota bacterium genomic interval GACGAGCAGCGCGCTCACCGTCAGATCGCTCACCGGCGAGCGCCAGCCGAGGACTTGCGCGGTCTCGTACAGCGCGACTGCGACCGCGAGCCCGGTCACCGAGAGAATCCACACGCGCATCAGCGCGGGGAGCCGGTCCGAGCGGTACGAGATGAGGCGGTGCACGAGCAGCGAGTCCAGCGTGTCGGTGCAGATCATCCCGGCTGAAAACGTTGCGCCGACGAGCACGCCGCCGATCAGCCCGGCGTCCGGGCGAAACGCCAGCGAGTAGGCCAGGATCTGGCTCGACGTTTCGAATCCGAACCCGAACAGCACGCCGATCGGGATCGCGAGCAGCGCGCTCGAGCTCTCGCGCAGGCGCTTCGGAAGCAGCCGCGTCTTCGCGCCGGCGACGCGCGTCGCGCCGGCGCGCAGCGCGCGCACGTTCAGCGCGGCGACCGCGAGCAGCACGACGATCGAGATCCACGTTCCGATCCGTTCGATGAGCTCACCGTGCGCGGCGAAGCGCGCTCCGAGTGCGCCGGCCAGCGCGGAGATCGAGAGCACCATGACGCTGTGTCCGCCGGCGAACAGCGTGCCGGCGAACCGGCTCAGCCGCGGCGCCTTCGCGTACGCGTTGCGGGTGACGTTGTCGATCGCGGCGAGGTGATCCGGATCGGCGCCGTGGCGCAGTCCGAGCACGAAGACGGTGAACGCGCTCAGCCCGATCACGCCGTCATCTCCGGCGTGCGATGGTGGTGCCAGGCGAACGCGTAGCCGGCGACCGCGAGCAGCACCAGCGCGGCCGCGAGCGGAGCCGGGACGCCGGAGCCCTGCGCGGCGAACCCCTCGCCGACCATCACCGCGCCGACGGTCGCGATCGCGCACGAGGTGACGAGCGGCGCCTGGCGCGCGGCCCGCTCGAAGCGCGGTCGCGCGACCAGCCACGCGGCGCTGCGCACGACCGCGATGCCCAACACCGTCAGCACCGCGGCCAGCCCGACGCTGAACGCGACGATCAGCACCAGGCCGTAGCCGACTTGGTGCAGCGCGATCGCGGCGAGCAGCACGACGAGCGCGGCCGGGCACGGCGCGACGTTGCCGCTCGCGGCCGCCAGCACCGCGCTGCGGAAGGTGAGCGGCGCGGTCCCCGGGATCGCGTGCGCGCGGGCGTGCGCGAGCTCGCCGTCGTCGTCGTGATGATGGTGGTGATCGCCGTGATGGTGATGGTGGTCCTCGCCCGGCGCATGCACGTGGTCGTGCACGTGCGCGTGCGCGTGCGGGTGTGCGTGGGCGTGCGCGTGCGCGAACGGCAGGCGGCGCCGCACCTCGCGCGCGACGGCGCGCGCGCCGAGCACGGTGACGAAAACGCCGGAGCCGAGCGTGACCCAGGGATAGATCTGCTCCGGCACGATCCACGCCGCGGCGAGCAGCAGCACGACGCCGAGCGCGAGCACCCCCGCCGTGTGCGCAAACGTCAGCGCGCTCGCCAAGACGATCGCCTGGCGCGCCGTCGCGCGCGCGCCGACCAGCGAGACCGCGAGCAGCGTCTTCCCGTGTCCCGGCTCCAGCGCGTGCAGCGCGCCCAGCGCGAGCGCGAGCAGCAGCGCGCCGAGCACGACCAGCGGATCGCCCGGACCTTTCGCGAGCACCTCGGAGAGCGCGTTCGAGCGCGCGAGCGGGGCGCTCGGCGCCGCCGCGGCGGCAGCCTCGTTCTCCACCAGCGGCCTCGCATCGGCGACGATGGTGCCGTGCGTGTCGACGTGCGCGGCGCGCGCCGTTCGTGCGCGCGGCGAGCCGACCAGCGCGCTCGGATACGCGCGCAGCTCGTTCGTCGGCTCGCGCTCCGCGCCGACCACGACGTCTTTCCAGCCGAGCCGGCCGGGTGCACTACGATCGCGGTACACGATCGCGTGCGGGCCCGGCGCCAACGGCGCCGCGTACGCGGCCGTGAAGTAGAGCGTCGGCAGCGCGCCGGCGCCGGGATGCGGGCGAACCGACGACGTGCGCGGGATCAAGCCGACGGCGCGCCCGTCGACGCGCAACTCAAGCTGTGGCGCGACCGCGTTCGCGTGCGAGCTCGCCCAGCGCGCGAGCGTTTCGTGCGACGGCGTTCCGTGCGCGTCGAGCGAGCGCTGCAGCGCGAACGCCGGGATCTCGGCCAAGTCGAGCACGTAGCGAACGTGCAGCGCGCCGTGTTCCGCGGTGATCCGCGAGAGGTGGTTCTCCGTGAAGTTCCCCAGCGGATGCGCCGCCGCGGGACTCGCGAGCGCGAGGACGGCCGCGGGCAGGACGCCGGCGATCCGGAGCAGACGACGCATGCGCACCTTCTGTTGGCGTGGGAAGCTGTCCGGGCAACGTCCCGAACGGCAGCCCGGATTTCCCGTCAGAACGCGCGCTTCGTGTCCAGGAGGATCGTCACCGGCCCGTCGTTGACCAGCTCGACCGCCATCTCGGCGCCGAAGACCCCGGTCTCGGCGTGCAGGCCGCTCGTGCGCAGCCGTGCGGCGACGCGCTCGTAAAGCCGTTCGGCCTGCTCGCCGCGGGCGGCGGCGACGAACGAGGGGCGGCGGCCTTTGCGGACGTCGCCCAGGAGGGTGAACTGCGAGACGACCAGGACCGCGCCGCCGGCGTCGGCGAGGGGCAGGTTCATCGCCCCGTGCGCGTCGTCGAAGACGCGCAGGCCGGCGATCTTGTGCGCCAGCGCGTCGGCGTCGCGCTCGTCGTCGTCGGCCGCGACCCCGACCAGAATCAGCAATCCGCCCTGGATCGCGCCGACGATGTCGTCGCCGACCGTCACCGAGGCCCGCGTGACGCGCTGGACGACCGCCCGCATCAGGCCGCCCTGCCTGCGGTATACTGCGAGTGATGGACGCCGCCGGGATCCGAGTGTCGTGGCGCTGGCTGGCGCTCGTTCTGCGCGGCGTCATCGCGATCGCCGCGGGGATCGCGGCGTTCACGATCTCCGTGGTCGCGGCGAAGCTGCTGCTGGCGTGCTACTTCTTCGTCGACGGAGCGCTGACGCTGAGCTATGCGCTGCGCCTGCGCGAGCGGCTGCGCACCCGGCTGCTGATCGGCGTCGACGGTGCGATCGACCTGGTCGTCGCAGTGCTGCTCGTCGCCTACGTTCCGAACACCGCGCTGCTGATTCTGGTCGTCTCGCTGTGGGCGATCGCGACCGGGCTGCTCGAGGTCGTCGTCGCCGTGTTCCTGCGGCGCATCCAGGCCCTTTCGTGGGGCATCGCGCTGATCGGCGTCGCCTCGTGCGCCTTCGGGATCGTGATGGTCGACTGGACGAACCTCGCCGAGATCGGCCTGCTGTACGTCTTCGCGGCGTACGCGCTGATCACGGGCTTGCTGTTCCTCACGCTGGGGATCGTCCTGGCGCGCGCGTTTCACCGCGAGCGCACCTGAGCGGCGCAAGCCGAGCGCCGCCGCCTCGGCCGCGACTTCAAGGATCGGCTCACGATCGTGCGGGGCCGGCTGCATGACGGGTGGAAGTCCGGCTCGTGGCCGAACCGATCCTTCGCGCGCACGACGTCGTGAAAGTCTACGCGGGGTTCACCGCGCTCGACGGCGTCTCGCTGGACGTGAGCGAGGGGACGATCCACGCGATCATCGGCCCCAACGGCGCCGGGAAGACGACCTTTTTCAACGTCCTCTCGGGATTCGCGCCGGCGACGCGCGGGAGCGTGAAGTTCGCCGGCATCGAGATCTCGCAGCTCGATCCGGCCGCGATCGCGCGGATGGGGATGGTGCGCAGCTTCCAGATCAACAGCGTCTTCCCGCACCTGAGCGTGCTCGACAACGTCAAGATCGCGCTCCAGGCGCGCACCCCGCTCTCGCGGCGGTTCTTGGCCTCCCCCGCGGTGACCGCCGTGCTCGACGATCCCGCGCGCGCGGCGCTGGACGCGGTCGGCCTCGACGGCGAGCGCGCGCAGCTCGCGGTGCACCTGCCGTACGGCAAGAAGCGCTCGCTGGAGCTCGCGATCGCGCTCTCGCAGGACCCGCGCGTGCTGCTGCTCGACGAGCCGACCGCCGGGATGGGCGTCGAGGACGTCGACCGCACCGTCGAGCTGGTGAAGCGCATCGCGCCGGGGCGCACGATCGTCCTGGTCGAGCACAACCTGCGGGTCGTGGCGGACCTGTGCGACCGGGTGACGGTGATGACGCGCGGCAAGGTGCTGGTCGAGGGCGCCTACCAGGACGTGCGCACCGACGCGCGCGTCGTGACCGCGTACCTCGGCGGCGGAGCGGCCTGATGCTCGAGCTGCGGGACGTTCACGCGTACTACGGCGAGTCGCATGTCCTGCACGGGATGACGCTGAGGGTGGAAACCGGCGAGGTCGCGACGCTGGTCGGCCGCAACGGCGTGGGCAAGACGACGACCTTGCGCACGATCATGGGCATCCTTCCGGCGCGCCGCGGGACGATCGAGCTCGACGGCGGCTCGATCGCGGGGCTGCCGTCGGACCGCATCGCGAAGCGCGGCCTCGGCTACGTCCCCGAAGAGCGCGGAATCCTTGCGACGCTGAGCGTCTACGAGAACCTCACCCTCGCGCCGGTCGTCGGCGACAAGGGCTGGAGCGTCGAGCGGATCTTCGTCGAGTTTCCGATTCTCAAAGAGCGCGCGAAAGCCGGCGGAACGACGCTCTCCGGCGGCGAGCAGCAGATGCTCGCGATCGCGCGCGTGCTGCGGTCGGGCGCGCGGACGGTGCTGCTCGACGAACCGACGGAAGGCCTGGCGCCGGTGATCGTGGAGCGGATCGGCGAGCTGATCCGCGCGATGAAAGCCGACGGGATCACGGTGCTGCTGGTCGAGCAGAACCTGCGCTTCGCGACCGGCGTCGCCGACCGGCATCACATCGTCGACCACGGCACCGTCGTGCAGACCCTTGCCAACGCAGACCTGATCGCCCGCGAGAACGAGATCCTGGACTTGCTCGGTGTCTGACGTGGCGAAGATCGCGGTGACCGGTGCGGCCGGAACGATCGGCGCGCCGCTGTGCGCGGACCTCGCGCGCGACCATGAAGTCGTCCGGATCGACTTGCACGACGCGAACGTGATCGCCGACGTGCAGGACGTCGACGCGCTGGAGCGCGCCTTCGCCGGCTGCGAGACGGTCGTCCACTTGGCAGGCGTCGTCGACGTGGACGCGTCGTGGGCGGACGTCGTGGGACCGAACATCGCCGGAACGTATGCGGCATTTGAGGCGGCCCGGCGGGCTGGGGTGAGACGCGTGATCTTCGCGAGCTCGAACCACGCCGTCGGGATGTACGAAGTCGAGAACGTGCCCGCTATTTACGAGCCCGGTTTCGGTTTGGTGGTTCGAACGGACTCGCCGTACCGGCCCGATTCCTTGTACGGCGTGTGGAAGGCGTTCGGCGAGGCGCTGGGGCGGTACTACAGCGACAACCACGGCCTGCAGGTCACCTGCGTGCGAATCGGCTCGATCACGAAAGCCGACGATCCGCGCGACGAAAGCGTGCGCGAGAGTTCCGGCTGGCTAAACCTCACCGACGCGCAGAAGTTCGCGCGCTACGCGGCGACGTGGATGTCGCAGCGCGACTTCGCGCGCCTGGTCCGCGCGATCATGGCGCGCGACGTGCCGTATGCCGTCGTCTACGGCGTGGGCGACAACGCGACCCGCTTCTGGGAGCTCGAACCAGGCCGCTCGATCTTCGGCTTCTGGCCCCTCGACGGAACGAAATAGTTCCATCGGACCTCCCGCTCTAGGCTAGTCGCCGCGGCCGGCCGGCGTGATCGGTTCGCGAGCGGTTCGGGGCATCGCATAGCCGCTTCACGCCGCGAATCGTCCCGGCCCGTCCCGCCCCACGGCGGCGATGCCTTGCACCGACCCACGCGACGTCACGCGTCTTGAGGAAGCCTTTGATCTCGGCACTCCGGACATACGCCAATGGGAACTAGAGCTTATTTGGGCAGCGGTTGAACTGAAACTCATGATCCTTTCGAACCACGCGTCGCGCGCTGCGGAAGAGGAGTCGGTCCCTGAGGCGGCCGTTTGGCGGGTGAGTCGGGAGGGCAGTGCATCATCGAAGGACATTGACGCACCTGGCCGTCGAAAGGTCGGCATAAATTTCGACGGCAAGTTTCGCGGCGGTCGGTGGATCCGGGCGAAGGTGTCGTGGCAAGTGCGGTATGTCGTCGCGACCGTCCATACGGTATAATGGAGTGATCATGGGAGAACGCGCTATTGAAGTCACCCAGGCGTACCGGCCGCGCTCGCACGGACGACGCAGAACCGTCGTCGTTGAGCGAATTCCTGCGCTAGAACTGACCTACGAGGGCGAAACCGAGATCGGCTTCGAGTTTGGCGTCACGAGCCGAATTCACACCCTCATACAGCGCGCGTTGCGCGCGAACGACGCGGACGAACAGCGGATCACATATTCCTCGTCCCAAAAGCGCGCGGTCGCAGCACACGCTCGTCGCGCGCGTCGCGGATCCCCTCAAGCTGACGTTACTCCGAGCTGACGGAGATAGCGCTGCGGGGCGTTGAGGAAGTCGCGCGTCACGCGGACATGCTCCAGCTCTCCGTACGGCGTTTCGGCGAGCTTTTCGCCATTGAAGACCAGGATTGACGCGCCGGGGAACGCCGCCAGGATCGGGGAGTGTGTCGCGATGATGAACTGCGACCCGCGGCGCACGGCGTTTGACAGGATCGTCAGCAAGGTGAGCATGCGAATCGGCGAGAGGGGCGTCTCGGGCTCGTCCAGCAGGTACAGGCCGCCCTCGTGCAGTTGCGCGCGCACGATGCCCAAGAAGGTCTCGCCGTGCGAGCGCGCGTGCGGCTCGTCGCCGTATTTCGCTGCCAGCGAATACCGCGAGCTGCGGGTGATGTTCGAGCCGAGACGCCGGCGGAACTCGCTGGCCTTCTCGTCGCGCAGCATCGCGTCGGCTTCGGCGTCGATTTCCTTCATCTCGCGCTCGATGCGCTTCGTGAACCCGAACGCGTCCTCGGCGCGGAAGAACACCCGGTTGCGAGGGCGGCCGCGCTCGACCGCCTCGAACGCCTCCGCCAAGCGGCGCGATCCGGCCAGCGTCGCGTCGGCATCGACTTCCTCGGCGCCGGCGGCGCGCGCCTCGACCGCAACCGCGAGCGCCTCCAGCAAAGTAGACTTCCCGCATCCGTTTTCGCCCATCAGGAATGTCACCGGTGCGGTGAAGCACAGCTCGCGCAGGCTCCGCAGCGCGGGGACCGTCCACGGGAAATCATCGTCGACCCGCGCGCCGCGCCGGCGCCGGATCGCTTCAAGGAACATTACTGAGCCGACGTTCGCGCGCGGTCGGTATTCGTCCGCTTCGTATTGACCGGCTACGAGTGATGCGCCTCGGGATCCCACACTGTCTTCGCGACCGGAACACGGACGAAATCCCGAAACAACGCCGATCGGTCGGCCCGTACGAACGGAGCGATGCCGTCGGCGCTGCCGCCGCACGGATCGGCAAGCGCGAAATCAAGAATCGGCGCGTTTTCGCCGTGGAGCGTTGCGAGACGCAGCAGCACGATGAGCTGGCGTTGTGAGAGCCCGCGCACCACGTAGTGATCTTTCGGATCGATGTCGGCCTTGAACCGAGCTGCTTGCGCCCCGGAGAAGAATAGGGCGATCGTCTTGCGATCATCCGGTCCGCGCAAGCAGAAGTACGATCCGGTCACACCGGCGCGCCCTTCGCCGCGCTCCATGAGCGTATAGAAGGGCGCGCCGACGCTTTCCTCGTCGGGAAGCGCCGACGCTGCGATCATACGAGCGACGATCTGGAAGAAATCCGGAAATTCGCCGGGGCCGAGCGCGATGACGCCCTCTTGTTCAGCCGTCGCTCGCGCCTTCGGCTGAAATCCGCTTCGCGACACCATCACGCCGAGTGAGCCGCCCACATCCTTCACCTTCAGCGCGAACGCCGCTACCTCGTCCGCATCGACTTTGCGGCCCGTGTCCTTTACCTCGATCAGCACCTGATGATCGAGATCGGCCCTCGTAAAGCGATAGTACACGTCGAAGCGCCAAGCGATACCCTTGCCGCCTTTGATGGTAATGTTTCGCGCGACCGTCACGCGTTCGCCCTCGAGGTCGCCGTTCAACAGAAAATCGTATACCCATTGCACGTACGACTCCATTTCGGAGCCGTCGTTGCGCCTCGCATCTCTGCGCGGAAACCAAATCGGCATGCCGGGAATCGTACCGACCGCCGGTGCCATATGTGTGGCATAGTGTCTCAGCACAAGACGCGACCCCGGGAACGCGAGGCCGCCCTGCTAGCTAGGGCCAGGCTTCGCCCGCTTCGTTCCGATCGCCAGCAGCTCTCCGATGATCCCCCGGCGGAAGAGCAGCACGCAGAGCGCGAAGATCGTTCCCATCACGATGTTCGTCTTGTCGCCGATTGCCGTCTTCGAGACGAAGTAGTCGAGCGATTCGAAGATGCCGGCGCCGGCGATCGGGCCGAAGATCGTGCCGATCCCCCCCAGGATCGACATCATGACGACCTTTCCGCTGGTGTGCCAGTCGACGCCGTCCAGCCCCGAGAGCCGGTTTCCGATCGCGAACAGCACCCCCGCGAGCCCCGCCAGCGTCCCCGAGAGCACGAACGCGACCAGCTTGTAGCGGTCGACCCGAAAGCCGAGCGCGATCGCGCGCTGCTCGTTCTCGCGCATCGCGCCGAGCACCGCGCCGAACGGCGAGCGCACCACGCGCACCACCAAGTACGTAGCGAGCGCCGCGACCGCCAGCACGGCGTAGTAGAACGCGACGTCGTTCTCTAGCGGGATCCCGAACAAGGTGCCGCGGCCGTTCAGCTGCACGCCGTTCTCGCCGCCGGTCCAGAAGCCGAGCTGGTACGCGAAGAAGTACTGTAGCTGCGCGAGCGCCAGGGTGATCATCGCGAAGTAGATCCCTTGCCGGCGGATCGCGATCGCGCCGACGATCAGCGCCAGCAGCGCCGCGTACACGACTGCTGCGATGACCGCGAGCGGGAACGGCGCGTGCGCCTTGGCGAGCAGAATCGTCGAGACGTAGCCCGCGCCGCCCCAGAACATCGCGTGACCGAACGAGAGCAGCCCGGTGAAGCCCAGCAGCAGGTCGAACGCCACGGCGAACAGCGCATACGCGACGATGTCGATCGCGAGCACGGGGTACACGAGTTTCGGCAGCGCCAGCGCGATGATCAGCAGCGCCCCCGCGACCAGCGCGCCGCGCCGCGTTCCGAGCAGCGCGGTCGTCACTTGGCGCTCGCCGGGTTGCCGAACAGCCCGCTCGGCCGGATCAACAGCACCACGATCATCAGGATGAAGATCAGCGTGTCGTTGAAGGCGGGAAAAATGACCGCGCCGAGCGTCTGCAAGAGGCCCAGCGCGAAGCCCGTCAGGACCGACCCGCCGATCGAGCCGAGCCCGCCGATCACCACGATCGCGAACGTGTTGATGATGATCTTGTCGCCCATCGTCGGCTCGACGTTCTGGTTCGGCGCGGCGAGCACGCCGCCGAGCGCCGCCAGCGCCACGCCGGCCGCGAACGTGATCGTGACGAGCCGCTGCGTGTCGATGCCGAGCGCGCGCACCAGCACCGGCGCCTCGGTCGCGGCCCGGATGCGGGCTCCGACCGGGGTGCGCTCGAGCACGTACCAGACGAGTGCGGAGACGACGACGGCCGCGCCGATGACGAACAGCCGGTACGTCGGAAAGAGCGTGAACCCGAGGTTTGTCGCGCCGGAGAGCGAGGGCGGCGGAGCGTACGGCGAGCCGAGCGCGCCGGCGGCGAGCCGCATCGCGTCTTCGATGATCAGCACGAGCGCGAAGGTGAACAGCAGCCCGTAGAGCGGGTCGAGCCCGTACAGCCGGCGCAGGAACAGGACCTCGATCAGCAGCCCGAACAGGCCGACGACGACCGGCGCGACAACCAGCGCCGGATAAAATGGAAGGTTGAAAAGCTGCGCGCCGTAGTACGCCACGAACGCGCCGAGCATGAACATGGCGCCGTGGGCGAAGTTCACGATGCGCAGCATCCCGAAGATAATGCTCAGGCCGAGCGCCAACAGGGCGTAGTACGCCCCGTTGACGAGGCCGTTGAACGCTTGGGTGAGTAGGTAGTCCGCGCTCAGCCTACCAGTCCTTCTTGCACGTCGACTGCGACTCGGGGCGGAAGGCGCGGCTCGGCGGAATCGTTTGCACGATCTTGAACCACGCGTGCGGCTCCTTCACCTGCTGCTTCGGCAACACGTCGACGACG includes:
- a CDS encoding D-tyrosyl-tRNA(Tyr) deacylase encodes the protein MRAVVQRVTRASVTVGDDIVGAIQGGLLILVGVAADDDERDADALAHKIAGLRVFDDAHGAMNLPLADAGGAVLVVSQFTLLGDVRKGRRPSFVAAARGEQAERLYERVAARLRTSGLHAETGVFGAEMAVELVNDGPVTILLDTKRAF
- a CDS encoding DUF308 domain-containing protein; the encoded protein is MMDAAGIRVSWRWLALVLRGVIAIAAGIAAFTISVVAAKLLLACYFFVDGALTLSYALRLRERLRTRLLIGVDGAIDLVVAVLLVAYVPNTALLILVVSLWAIATGLLEVVVAVFLRRIQALSWGIALIGVASCAFGIVMVDWTNLAEIGLLYVFAAYALITGLLFLTLGIVLARAFHRERT
- a CDS encoding ABC transporter ATP-binding protein; this translates as MAEPILRAHDVVKVYAGFTALDGVSLDVSEGTIHAIIGPNGAGKTTFFNVLSGFAPATRGSVKFAGIEISQLDPAAIARMGMVRSFQINSVFPHLSVLDNVKIALQARTPLSRRFLASPAVTAVLDDPARAALDAVGLDGERAQLAVHLPYGKKRSLELAIALSQDPRVLLLDEPTAGMGVEDVDRTVELVKRIAPGRTIVLVEHNLRVVADLCDRVTVMTRGKVLVEGAYQDVRTDARVVTAYLGGGAA
- a CDS encoding ABC transporter ATP-binding protein encodes the protein MLELRDVHAYYGESHVLHGMTLRVETGEVATLVGRNGVGKTTTLRTIMGILPARRGTIELDGGSIAGLPSDRIAKRGLGYVPEERGILATLSVYENLTLAPVVGDKGWSVERIFVEFPILKERAKAGGTTLSGGEQQMLAIARVLRSGARTVLLDEPTEGLAPVIVERIGELIRAMKADGITVLLVEQNLRFATGVADRHHIVDHGTVVQTLANADLIARENEILDLLGV
- a CDS encoding NAD(P)-dependent oxidoreductase, whose translation is MSDVAKIAVTGAAGTIGAPLCADLARDHEVVRIDLHDANVIADVQDVDALERAFAGCETVVHLAGVVDVDASWADVVGPNIAGTYAAFEAARRAGVRRVIFASSNHAVGMYEVENVPAIYEPGFGLVVRTDSPYRPDSLYGVWKAFGEALGRYYSDNHGLQVTCVRIGSITKADDPRDESVRESSGWLNLTDAQKFARYAATWMSQRDFARLVRAIMARDVPYAVVYGVGDNATRFWELEPGRSIFGFWPLDGTK
- a CDS encoding AAA family ATPase, yielding MRRQRRRHRSVRTGRPIGVVSGFRPCSGREDSVGSRGASLVAGQYEADEYRPRANVGSVMFLEAIRRRRGARVDDDFPWTVPALRSLRELCFTAPVTFLMGENGCGKSTLLEALAVAVEARAAGAEEVDADATLAGSRRLAEAFEAVERGRPRNRVFFRAEDAFGFTKRIEREMKEIDAEADAMLRDEKASEFRRRLGSNITRSSRYSLAAKYGDEPHARSHGETFLGIVRAQLHEGGLYLLDEPETPLSPIRMLTLLTILSNAVRRGSQFIIATHSPILAAFPGASILVFNGEKLAETPYGELEHVRVTRDFLNAPQRYLRQLGVTSA
- a CDS encoding branched-chain amino acid ABC transporter permease, whose protein sequence is MLGTRRGALVAGALLIIALALPKLVYPVLAIDIVAYALFAVAFDLLLGFTGLLSFGHAMFWGGAGYVSTILLAKAHAPFPLAVIAAVVYAALLALIVGAIAIRRQGIYFAMITLALAQLQYFFAYQLGFWTGGENGVQLNGRGTLFGIPLENDVAFYYAVLAVAALATYLVVRVVRSPFGAVLGAMRENEQRAIALGFRVDRYKLVAFVLSGTLAGLAGVLFAIGNRLSGLDGVDWHTSGKVVMMSILGGIGTIFGPIAGAGIFESLDYFVSKTAIGDKTNIVMGTIFALCVLLFRRGIIGELLAIGTKRAKPGPS
- a CDS encoding branched-chain amino acid ABC transporter permease; amino-acid sequence: MSADYLLTQAFNGLVNGAYYALLALGLSIIFGMLRIVNFAHGAMFMLGAFVAYYGAQLFNLPFYPALVVAPVVVGLFGLLIEVLFLRRLYGLDPLYGLLFTFALVLIIEDAMRLAAGALGSPYAPPPSLSGATNLGFTLFPTYRLFVIGAAVVVSALVWYVLERTPVGARIRAATEAPVLVRALGIDTQRLVTITFAAGVALAALGGVLAAPNQNVEPTMGDKIIINTFAIVVIGGLGSIGGSVLTGFALGLLQTLGAVIFPAFNDTLIFILMIVVLLIRPSGLFGNPASAK